From Deinococcus aquaticus, one genomic window encodes:
- a CDS encoding fimbrial assembly protein, with product MVEINLLPQQYRKQSEPSAWRFATYALIPVTVAALLIPEVMTATRAGDLRKQIDSLNGEATALAPVNREYGQLTTEKTQLEQITAIANQLREGKTYWTNDLAAFTAQLPTGSGVAVKSMTIKALDANALSSLQQTGVYSGKNVGREIDLTGSASSQQAVVTFLRTFETNPNFGVNFRSMQTDSATGQYSFSASVGIVQEATATASATDPATPGSAPAAPAAPAGTTQGGGSVN from the coding sequence GTGGTTGAAATCAACCTGCTGCCGCAGCAATACCGCAAGCAGTCGGAACCCAGCGCCTGGCGCTTTGCCACGTACGCCCTGATTCCGGTCACGGTCGCCGCCCTCCTCATTCCGGAAGTCATGACCGCCACGCGCGCCGGGGACCTGCGCAAACAGATCGACAGCCTGAACGGCGAGGCCACCGCGCTGGCCCCCGTCAACCGGGAGTACGGTCAGCTGACCACCGAGAAGACCCAGCTGGAGCAGATCACCGCGATCGCCAACCAGCTGCGCGAAGGCAAAACCTACTGGACGAACGACCTGGCGGCCTTCACGGCGCAGCTGCCGACCGGCAGTGGCGTGGCCGTCAAGAGCATGACCATCAAGGCGCTGGACGCCAACGCCCTGAGCAGCCTGCAGCAGACCGGCGTGTACAGCGGCAAGAACGTCGGCCGGGAAATTGACCTGACCGGCTCGGCATCCAGTCAGCAGGCAGTCGTGACGTTCCTGCGGACGTTCGAGACCAACCCGAATTTCGGCGTGAACTTCCGGTCCATGCAGACGGACAGTGCTACCGGACAGTACTCCTTCAGCGCCAGCGTGGGCATCGTGCAGGAGGCCACGGCTACGGCGTCCGCGACCGATCCGGCCACGCCGGGCAGCGCGCCGGCCGCTCCAGCCGCGCCGGCCGGAACCACGCAGGGGGGCGGCAGTGTTAACTAA